Proteins encoded within one genomic window of Anopheles gambiae chromosome 3, idAnoGambNW_F1_1, whole genome shotgun sequence:
- the LOC1271207 gene encoding protein transport protein Sec31A isoform X5, with translation MKVKELQKMVNVAWSPAQQAPIMLAAGTAAQQLDASFSTTAALELYSINLADPSYDLELKGSQPSTHRFHKLLWSPLAPAGGGEPAATTGASPSGLITGGCESGVLQVYNVAQLLAGQNALVAQQEKHQGAVRSLDYNPFQHNLVASGASESEIFIWDLNNTAVPMSPGAKVTPHEDVQGLAWNRQVQHILASVFPSRCVIWDLRKNEPIIKLSDTQSRIRWRVAQWHPEVATQLWLASEEDQSPTVQLWDLRYATAPAKTFQIHHRGVLGLTWCPKDHDLVASCGKDNRIICWNQNTEDPNGEILSELATTNQWNFDVAWCPRNPALLAGSSFDGNVTIYSIHGGVHQQVQTSNKIADSFPGMEHIGHEPSQSVPVQSHGPVANDLKRPPRWMRRPAGACFGFGGKLVTFNGASRTVTINQVITDPELVERSNQLERVLSEGNFADYCRQKADQTNDQHSRFMWYFLKANFEDDPHAEMLNLLGYQADDTANKFKKYVVDGPKGDESNPVDGLTDQMAGLSRNYSTETETSTDDSTDLSQMTDNNAVFDAIAAGNQATDGQNASTTSKQNGTGGGEIPYKIRTGQDKEGLICEALLTGNLEAAIELCMQTGKTSEALILAMNSGSDLLAKVQYRYLRDNENYLSNLISALVLCDWTGVVTQCTIDSWKEALVAAITHCKHQLPLLCERLGERLQGEAVSNADLARNAILCYICAGSTERLVEAWQLSKGGQPSSDPANGEDELDKNNNSNRDLQELVEVSMLLQKALEKQGRSAPAVGKLADLLSQYARLLAAQGSLPSALTYLGNSTDPEMEELRERLYYALGHKTYTPAAPTRPQYASQQQQQQQQPPFNPMFPTIGQAAKMKAYGQSMPPAPMPTLNPVSTMPQQPSWSTSPFQQPPMGMPPAAAPVAPPPLATKPPVGPPPPATGNDLSQPPRPSSVSSQSGGGTLSRAKYVLDPSVTSGPNYGQTNANFYNPMAYQPQQPASNAPAQPPSFYNPAQPAQNNNFKPFTPAPLVQASPYLPGVSPLDVTQQQQQVQQPGMGYPPPPSQAAGPPMGNVQRNPTPPPGWNDPPALKSSSRPQPKAEPSIMAPITSPLPGGLAPSNGYPDPNSNYMQGNTGQQYMAAPQQPTATMYNPAMGMGGQQPPVAPPQSTINYQNFQPTLAPSTYQQPTVAGTGQTGVGGGVYYPGAQPMDGGAMQQQQQQPVAAPAAPEPPKQKPPLPEQYVFMQTVFEELKKQCVASAGNPQTKRKLEDVSKRLEMLYDLLRENRLSQNTLNSLNQLVALVQAGDYANGIGLHTQMVSGPDFAQIASFMPGIKVLLQSAMQLQVYLR, from the exons ATGAAGGTGAAGGAGCTGCAGAAGATGGTGAATGTGGCGTGGTCGCCGGCCCAGCAGGCCCCGATCATGCTGGCCGCCGGTACGGCCGCACAGCAGCTGGACGCATCGTTCAGCACGACGGCCGCCCTGGAGCTGTACTCGATCAATCTGGCCGATCCGAGCTACGATCTGGAGCTGAAGGGCAGCCAGCCGAGCACACACCGCTTCCACAAGCTGCTCTGGTCCCCGCTGGCGCCCGCTGGTGGCGGCGAGCCGGCGGCGACGACCGGCGCTAGCCCCAGCGGGCTGATCACCGGCGGCTGCGAGAGTGGCGTGCTGCAGGTGTACAACGTGGCCCAGCTGCTGGCGGGACAGAACGCGCTGGTCGCGCAGCAGGAAAAGCACCAGGGCGCGGTCCGCAGCCTCGACTACAACCCCTTCCAGCACAATCTGGTCGCGAGCGGTGCCTCGGAGTCGGAAATTTTCATCTGGGATCTCAACAACACGGCCGTACCGATGAGCCCGGGCGCCAAGGTGACGCCGCACGAGGACGTGCAGGGGCTGGCGTGGAACCGGCAGGTGCAGCACATACTCGCGTCCGTGTTTCCGTCGCGCTGCGTGATCTGGGATCTGCGCAAGAACGAGCCGATCATCAAGCTGAGCGACACGCAGTCGCGCATCCGCTGGCGGGTCGCCCAGTGGCACCCGGAGGTGGCGACGCAGCTGTGGCTCGCCAGCGAGGAGGACCAGTCGCCGACGGTGCAGCTGTGGGATCTGCGGTACGCGACCGCACCGGCCAAAACGTTCCAGATACACCATCGGGGCGTGCTCGGACTGACCTGGTGCCCGAAGGACCACGATCTGGTGGCATCGTGCGGGAAGGACAACCGCATCATCTGCTGGAACCAGAACACGGAGGACCCGAACGGCGAGATACTGTCCGAGCTGGCGACGACGAACCAGTGGAACTTCGATGTGGCCTGGTGTCCCCGCAATCCGGCCCTGCTGGCCGGCTCGAGCTTCGACGGGAACGTGACGATCTACTCGATACACGGCGGCGTGCACCAGCAGGTGCAGACGAGCAACAAGATTGCCGACTCGTTCCCGGGCATGGAGCACATTGGGCACGAGCCGAGCCAGTCGGTGCCGGTACAGTCGCACGGTCCGGTCGCGAACGATCTGAAGCGCCCGCCGCGCTGGATGAGGAGGCCGGCCGGTGCCTGCTTTGGG TTCGGTGGAAAACTAGTCACCTTCAATGGGGCGAGCCGCACGGTGACGATCAATCAGGTCATTACCGATCCGGAGCTGGTGGAACGGTCCAACCAGCTCGAGCGGGTGCTAAGCGAGGGCAACTTTGCCGACTACTGCCGGCAGAAGGCGGACCAAACGAACGATCAGCATTCCCGGTTCATGTGGTACTTCCTGAAGGCAAACTTTGAGGATGATCCGCACGCGGAAATGCTTAATCTGCTTG GCTACCAGGCAGACGATACGGCCAATAAGTTTAAAAAGTACGTTGTCGATGGACCGAAGGGAGACGAATCGAACCCGGTCGATGGGCTGACCGATCAGATGGCCGGTCTTAGTCGG AATTATTCAACCGAAACGGAAACCAGTACGGACGATAGTACTGATCTATCG CAGATGACGGATAATAACGCTGTGTTCGACGCGATTGCCGCCGGCAACCAGGCAACGGATGGGCAGAACGcctccaccaccagcaaacAGAACGGCACCGGTGGTGGTGAAATTCCGTACAAAATCCGTACCGGGCAGGATAAGGAGGGTTTGATTTGTGAGGCACTGCTCACCGGCAACCTGGAGGCAGCGATCGAGCTGTGCATGCAGACGGGCAAGACGAGCGAAGCGTTAATCCTCGCCATGAACA GTGGTTCGGATTTGCTCGCCAAGGTACAGTACCGCTACCTGCGGGACAACGAAAACTATCTGTCCAACCTGATCTCCGCGCTGGTGCTGTGCGATTGGACCGGTGTCGTGACGCAGTGCACGATCGACTCGTGGAAGGAGGCGCTGGTGGCCGCCATCACGCACTGCAAGCACCAGCTGCCGCTGCTCTGCGAACGGTTGGGCGAGCGGCTGCAGGGGGAAGCGGTCAGCAATGCCGATCTGGCCCGGAATGCCATTCTGTGCTACATTTGTGCCGGCAGCACTGAGCGGCTGGTCGAAGCGTGGCAGCTGTCGAAGGGCGGTCAGCCGAGCAGCGATCCGGCGAACGGTGAGGATGAGCTGGataagaacaacaacagcaaccggGACCTGCAGGAGCTGGTGGAGGTGTCGATGCTGCTGCAAAAGGCGCTGGAGAAGCAGGGCCGCTCGGCACCGGCTGTCGGCAAGCTGGCCGATCTGTTGTCGCAGTACGCAAGGTTGCTGGCGGCGCAGGGTTCGCTACCATCCGCGCTAACGTATCTGGGCAATTCGACCGACCCGGAGATGGAAGAGCTTCGCGAGCGTCTTTATTACGCCCTCGGACACAAAACTTACACGCCGGCTGCACCGACAAGACCACAGTACgcctcccagcagcagcagcagcagcaacagccaccTTTCAATCCAATGTTCCCCACGATCGGCCAAGCGGCCAAGATGAAGGCGTACGGTCAATCGATGCCGCCGGCACCGATGCCAACGCTCAATCCGGTGTCCACGATGCCCCAGCAGCCGAGCTGGTCCAcctcacccttccagcagccgCCTATGGGTATGCCCCCGGCAGCGGCCCCCGTTGCACCGCCACCGCTAGCCACGAAACCGCCCGTTGggccaccgccaccggccACCGGGAACGATCTTTCGCAACCTCCGCGACCCTCCAGCGTTAGCTCGCAGTCGGGCGGCGGCACTCTAAGCCGCGCCAAGTACGTGCTCGATCCGTCGGTCACGTCCGGTCCGAACTATGGCCAAACGAACGCAAACTTCTACAACCCGATGGCTTACCAGCCCCAGCAGCCCGCCAGCAATGCACCGGCGCAGCCACCGAGCTTCTACAATCCGGCCCAGCCGGCGCAGAACAACAACTTTAAACCGTTCACACCGGCACCGCTAGTGCAGGCGTCACCATATCTTCCCGGTGTGTCTCCGCTGGACgttacgcagcagcagcaacaggtaCAACAGCCTGGCATGGGATATCCACCACCGCCGTCGCAAGCTGCCGGCCCTCCAATGGGCAACGTGCAGAGGAATCCGACGCCACCACCTGGCTGGAACGATCCGCCAGCGCTGAAGAGCTCTAGCAGACCTCAG CCCAAGGCGGAACCGAGCATTATGGCACCGATCACGTCACCACTGCCGGGCGGTTTGGCCCCATCGAACGGTTACCCCGATCCGAACAGTAACTACATGCAGGGCAACACCGGTCAGCAGTACATGGCAGCACCACAGCAGCCCACCGCCACCATGTACAACCCGGCGATGGGGATGGGTGGCCAACAGCCGCCGGTAGCACCGCCCCAGTCGACGATCAACTATCAAAACTTCCAGCCAACGCTAGCACCATCCACGTACCAGCAGCCGACGGTGGCCGGCACGGGCCAGACGGGTGTCGGTGGCGGCGTGTATTATCCGGGCGCACAGCCGATGGATGGTGGtgcgatgcagcagcagcaacagcaaccggTTGCAGCACCGGCCGCACCGGAACCACCGAAGCAAAAGCCACCGCTACCGGAGCAGTACGTGTTCATGCAGACAGTATTCGAGGAGCTGAAGAAGCAGTGCGTCGCATCAGCAGGCAATCCG caaacgaaacggaagCTGGAAGATGTCTCGAAACGGCTCGAAATGTTGTACGATTTGCTGCGAGAGAATCGG CTCTCGCAAAACACTCTCAACTCGCTGAACCAGCTGGTTGCCCTGGTACAGGCCGGCGACTACGCCAACGGTATCGGGCTCCACACGCAGATGGTGTccgggccggactttgcccAGATCGCCAGCTTCATGCCCGGCATTAAGGTGCTGCTCCAGTCGGCGATGCAGCTGCAGGTCTACCTCCGATAA
- the LOC1271207 gene encoding protein transport protein Sec31A isoform X3 — protein MKVKELQKMVNVAWSPAQQAPIMLAAGTAAQQLDASFSTTAALELYSINLADPSYDLELKGSQPSTHRFHKLLWSPLAPAGGGEPAATTGASPSGLITGGCESGVLQVYNVAQLLAGQNALVAQQEKHQGAVRSLDYNPFQHNLVASGASESEIFIWDLNNTAVPMSPGAKVTPHEDVQGLAWNRQVQHILASVFPSRCVIWDLRKNEPIIKLSDTQSRIRWRVAQWHPEVATQLWLASEEDQSPTVQLWDLRYATAPAKTFQIHHRGVLGLTWCPKDHDLVASCGKDNRIICWNQNTEDPNGEILSELATTNQWNFDVAWCPRNPALLAGSSFDGNVTIYSIHGGVHQQVQTSNKIADSFPGMEHIGHEPSQSVPVQSHGPVANDLKRPPRWMRRPAGACFGFGGKLVTFNGASRTVTINQVITDPELVERSNQLERVLSEGNFADYCRQKADQTNDQHSRFMWYFLKANFEDDPHAEMLNLLGYQADDTANKFKKYVVDGPKGDESNPVDGLTDQMAGLSRQMTDNNAVFDAIAAGNQATDGQNASTTSKQNGTGGGEIPYKIRTGQDKEGLICEALLTGNLEAAIELCMQTGKTSEALILAMNSGSDLLAKVQYRYLRDNENYLSNLISALVLCDWTGVVTQCTIDSWKEALVAAITHCKHQLPLLCERLGERLQGEAVSNADLARNAILCYICAGSTERLVEAWQLSKGGQPSSDPANGEDELDKNNNSNRDLQELVEVSMLLQKALEKQGRSAPAVGKLADLLSQYARLLAAQGSLPSALTYLGNSTDPEMEELRERLYYALGHKTYTPAAPTRPQYASQQQQQQQQPPFNPMFPTIGQAAKMKAYGQSMPPAPMPTLNPVSTMPQQPSWSTSPFQQPPMGMPPAAAPVAPPPLATKPPVGPPPPATGNDLSQPPRPSSVSSQSGGGTLSRAKYVLDPSVTSGPNYGQTNANFYNPMAYQPQQPASNAPAQPPSFYNPAQPAQNNNFKPFTPAPLVQASPYLPGVSPLDVTQQQQQVQQPGMGYPPPPSQAAGPPMGNVQRNPTPPPGWNDPPALKSSSRPQYCEQYEMSAVHAGTRRWRRIIESHTNDHSNRSSPQPKAEPSIMAPITSPLPGGLAPSNGYPDPNSNYMQGNTGQQYMAAPQQPTATMYNPAMGMGGQQPPVAPPQSTINYQNFQPTLAPSTYQQPTVAGTGQTGVGGGVYYPGAQPMDGGAMQQQQQQPVAAPAAPEPPKQKPPLPEQYVFMQTVFEELKKQCVASAGNPQTKRKLEDVSKRLEMLYDLLRENRLSQNTLNSLNQLVALVQAGDYANGIGLHTQMVSGPDFAQIASFMPGIKVLLQSAMQLQVYLR, from the exons ATGAAGGTGAAGGAGCTGCAGAAGATGGTGAATGTGGCGTGGTCGCCGGCCCAGCAGGCCCCGATCATGCTGGCCGCCGGTACGGCCGCACAGCAGCTGGACGCATCGTTCAGCACGACGGCCGCCCTGGAGCTGTACTCGATCAATCTGGCCGATCCGAGCTACGATCTGGAGCTGAAGGGCAGCCAGCCGAGCACACACCGCTTCCACAAGCTGCTCTGGTCCCCGCTGGCGCCCGCTGGTGGCGGCGAGCCGGCGGCGACGACCGGCGCTAGCCCCAGCGGGCTGATCACCGGCGGCTGCGAGAGTGGCGTGCTGCAGGTGTACAACGTGGCCCAGCTGCTGGCGGGACAGAACGCGCTGGTCGCGCAGCAGGAAAAGCACCAGGGCGCGGTCCGCAGCCTCGACTACAACCCCTTCCAGCACAATCTGGTCGCGAGCGGTGCCTCGGAGTCGGAAATTTTCATCTGGGATCTCAACAACACGGCCGTACCGATGAGCCCGGGCGCCAAGGTGACGCCGCACGAGGACGTGCAGGGGCTGGCGTGGAACCGGCAGGTGCAGCACATACTCGCGTCCGTGTTTCCGTCGCGCTGCGTGATCTGGGATCTGCGCAAGAACGAGCCGATCATCAAGCTGAGCGACACGCAGTCGCGCATCCGCTGGCGGGTCGCCCAGTGGCACCCGGAGGTGGCGACGCAGCTGTGGCTCGCCAGCGAGGAGGACCAGTCGCCGACGGTGCAGCTGTGGGATCTGCGGTACGCGACCGCACCGGCCAAAACGTTCCAGATACACCATCGGGGCGTGCTCGGACTGACCTGGTGCCCGAAGGACCACGATCTGGTGGCATCGTGCGGGAAGGACAACCGCATCATCTGCTGGAACCAGAACACGGAGGACCCGAACGGCGAGATACTGTCCGAGCTGGCGACGACGAACCAGTGGAACTTCGATGTGGCCTGGTGTCCCCGCAATCCGGCCCTGCTGGCCGGCTCGAGCTTCGACGGGAACGTGACGATCTACTCGATACACGGCGGCGTGCACCAGCAGGTGCAGACGAGCAACAAGATTGCCGACTCGTTCCCGGGCATGGAGCACATTGGGCACGAGCCGAGCCAGTCGGTGCCGGTACAGTCGCACGGTCCGGTCGCGAACGATCTGAAGCGCCCGCCGCGCTGGATGAGGAGGCCGGCCGGTGCCTGCTTTGGG TTCGGTGGAAAACTAGTCACCTTCAATGGGGCGAGCCGCACGGTGACGATCAATCAGGTCATTACCGATCCGGAGCTGGTGGAACGGTCCAACCAGCTCGAGCGGGTGCTAAGCGAGGGCAACTTTGCCGACTACTGCCGGCAGAAGGCGGACCAAACGAACGATCAGCATTCCCGGTTCATGTGGTACTTCCTGAAGGCAAACTTTGAGGATGATCCGCACGCGGAAATGCTTAATCTGCTTG GCTACCAGGCAGACGATACGGCCAATAAGTTTAAAAAGTACGTTGTCGATGGACCGAAGGGAGACGAATCGAACCCGGTCGATGGGCTGACCGATCAGATGGCCGGTCTTAGTCGG CAGATGACGGATAATAACGCTGTGTTCGACGCGATTGCCGCCGGCAACCAGGCAACGGATGGGCAGAACGcctccaccaccagcaaacAGAACGGCACCGGTGGTGGTGAAATTCCGTACAAAATCCGTACCGGGCAGGATAAGGAGGGTTTGATTTGTGAGGCACTGCTCACCGGCAACCTGGAGGCAGCGATCGAGCTGTGCATGCAGACGGGCAAGACGAGCGAAGCGTTAATCCTCGCCATGAACA GTGGTTCGGATTTGCTCGCCAAGGTACAGTACCGCTACCTGCGGGACAACGAAAACTATCTGTCCAACCTGATCTCCGCGCTGGTGCTGTGCGATTGGACCGGTGTCGTGACGCAGTGCACGATCGACTCGTGGAAGGAGGCGCTGGTGGCCGCCATCACGCACTGCAAGCACCAGCTGCCGCTGCTCTGCGAACGGTTGGGCGAGCGGCTGCAGGGGGAAGCGGTCAGCAATGCCGATCTGGCCCGGAATGCCATTCTGTGCTACATTTGTGCCGGCAGCACTGAGCGGCTGGTCGAAGCGTGGCAGCTGTCGAAGGGCGGTCAGCCGAGCAGCGATCCGGCGAACGGTGAGGATGAGCTGGataagaacaacaacagcaaccggGACCTGCAGGAGCTGGTGGAGGTGTCGATGCTGCTGCAAAAGGCGCTGGAGAAGCAGGGCCGCTCGGCACCGGCTGTCGGCAAGCTGGCCGATCTGTTGTCGCAGTACGCAAGGTTGCTGGCGGCGCAGGGTTCGCTACCATCCGCGCTAACGTATCTGGGCAATTCGACCGACCCGGAGATGGAAGAGCTTCGCGAGCGTCTTTATTACGCCCTCGGACACAAAACTTACACGCCGGCTGCACCGACAAGACCACAGTACgcctcccagcagcagcagcagcagcaacagccaccTTTCAATCCAATGTTCCCCACGATCGGCCAAGCGGCCAAGATGAAGGCGTACGGTCAATCGATGCCGCCGGCACCGATGCCAACGCTCAATCCGGTGTCCACGATGCCCCAGCAGCCGAGCTGGTCCAcctcacccttccagcagccgCCTATGGGTATGCCCCCGGCAGCGGCCCCCGTTGCACCGCCACCGCTAGCCACGAAACCGCCCGTTGggccaccgccaccggccACCGGGAACGATCTTTCGCAACCTCCGCGACCCTCCAGCGTTAGCTCGCAGTCGGGCGGCGGCACTCTAAGCCGCGCCAAGTACGTGCTCGATCCGTCGGTCACGTCCGGTCCGAACTATGGCCAAACGAACGCAAACTTCTACAACCCGATGGCTTACCAGCCCCAGCAGCCCGCCAGCAATGCACCGGCGCAGCCACCGAGCTTCTACAATCCGGCCCAGCCGGCGCAGAACAACAACTTTAAACCGTTCACACCGGCACCGCTAGTGCAGGCGTCACCATATCTTCCCGGTGTGTCTCCGCTGGACgttacgcagcagcagcaacaggtaCAACAGCCTGGCATGGGATATCCACCACCGCCGTCGCAAGCTGCCGGCCCTCCAATGGGCAACGTGCAGAGGAATCCGACGCCACCACCTGGCTGGAACGATCCGCCAGCGCTGAAGAGCTCTAGCAGACCTCAG TATTGCGAGCAGTACGAAATGTCCGCCGTCCATGCCGGCACCAGACGATGGCGCCGCATTATCGAATCGCACACGAACGATCATTCGAACCGTTCCTCGCCGCAG CCCAAGGCGGAACCGAGCATTATGGCACCGATCACGTCACCACTGCCGGGCGGTTTGGCCCCATCGAACGGTTACCCCGATCCGAACAGTAACTACATGCAGGGCAACACCGGTCAGCAGTACATGGCAGCACCACAGCAGCCCACCGCCACCATGTACAACCCGGCGATGGGGATGGGTGGCCAACAGCCGCCGGTAGCACCGCCCCAGTCGACGATCAACTATCAAAACTTCCAGCCAACGCTAGCACCATCCACGTACCAGCAGCCGACGGTGGCCGGCACGGGCCAGACGGGTGTCGGTGGCGGCGTGTATTATCCGGGCGCACAGCCGATGGATGGTGGtgcgatgcagcagcagcaacagcaaccggTTGCAGCACCGGCCGCACCGGAACCACCGAAGCAAAAGCCACCGCTACCGGAGCAGTACGTGTTCATGCAGACAGTATTCGAGGAGCTGAAGAAGCAGTGCGTCGCATCAGCAGGCAATCCG caaacgaaacggaagCTGGAAGATGTCTCGAAACGGCTCGAAATGTTGTACGATTTGCTGCGAGAGAATCGG CTCTCGCAAAACACTCTCAACTCGCTGAACCAGCTGGTTGCCCTGGTACAGGCCGGCGACTACGCCAACGGTATCGGGCTCCACACGCAGATGGTGTccgggccggactttgcccAGATCGCCAGCTTCATGCCCGGCATTAAGGTGCTGCTCCAGTCGGCGATGCAGCTGCAGGTCTACCTCCGATAA